From the genome of Pseudonocardia sp. EC080619-01:
CGCCGTACCGGCGACGCTCCCCGGGAACGACGGCTCGACGCCGTCCGTGGAACGGACGACGTCCCAGTCGTCCGAGGAATGTCCCCCGGAGCTGGAACTCCGTGCGACGCAGAGCGGGCCGGACCAGCCTCTCCAGTGGGTGTGCTCCAACGAGGACGGAAGCGTGACGGCGAGACCCGTCGACTGCCCCGAGAGCCACCCGAACCGGCACACCGACAAGAACGGAGAGCTCCTCAGCTGCTACAGCTGGTTCTGACGCGGATCGTCGTCGTCCCGTCGGCAGGACGGAATACGAGCGGGACGTCACCGTCGAGCGCCCATTCGGTCGACATTCTTCCGTTCGCAGGCCCGGCGCGGAATCCGTCCGCCAGACCTCCCGGGCATCACACGAACCGCCCGATCCCCGACGTGACACACAGGGGCATCATGACGTCACCTGCCCTCGCCGATCTTCTCCCCACTGCAGTTCTGATTCTCCAGTTGAGCCTTCTGGTGATACTCGGCGCGATGGCGCCGGCAGTCTTTCCGGCCGCCCACGGGAATCGGACGGTTCTCCTGGCGGTCCGCCGATTCGCCGGATGGTCGGTGCTACTGGCACTCGGCGGTGGGGCGTCGGTGGCACTGCTGGACGCCCCGGCCGTCCCGACCGGGGTGACGTCGTGGATCCCGCTCCTCGTCACCGCGCTGGCGGGAGCCGTCGCGGTCCGGGTGGGCCACCTCCTCCGGCGTCACCGCACCACACCGTGAGAGCTTCTGCCTATCGAACACCCCATCACTACGTCTTGGACGTTCTCCTTCCCGTGCCCGCTAATGGTCGCTGTGACAGCGCACGGTCGGTCACCCCGATCCGTGCGGACGATCCATGCGAAACCGAAGACGGGGAAGTCGATGAAGATCATCTCGGTGCACGAGGGTGTCGTCCCGATCAGCTCGTCGATCCGCAACGCCTGGATCGACTTCAGCGCCATGGACTGCTCTATCGTCGCCGTCGTCAGTGACGTCGTGCGCGACGGCGAGCCGGTCGTCGGGTACGGGTTCAACTCCAACGGCCGCTACAGCGCCGGGGACATCCTGCGCAGGCGCATCGTCCCCCGCCTGCTCGCCGCCGACCCGGACTCCCTGCTCGCCGACGACGGCCGGCTCGACCCGTCCCGCGCCTGGGACGTCGTCATGACCAACGAGAAGCCCGGCGGTCACGGCGAGCGCTCGGTCGCGGTCGGCGTCCTGGACATGGCGCTGTACGACCTCGCCTCCAAGATCGACGGACTTCCCCTCCACCGGTGGCTGTCCGACCGCCACGGCGACGGCGACCCCGACGACGACGTCTTCGTCTACGCGGCCGGCGGCTACTACGCCCCCGGTAAGACCCTCTCCGACCTGCAGGACGAGATGCGCGGGTTCCTCGACCAGGGATACCGCGTCGTGAAGATGAAGATCGGCGGCGCCGACCTCGCCGAGGACCTCCGCCGCATCGAGGCGGTGCTCGACGTCCTGGACGGCGACGGCTCCCGGCTCGCCGTCGACGTCAACGGCAGGTTCGACCTCGCCACCGCCCTCGAGTACGGCGCGGCCATCGAGCCGTACGGCCTGTTCTGGTACGAGGAGGTCGGCGACCCGCTCGACTACCGGCTCAACGCCACCCTGTCCGAGCACTACCGCGGCCCGATCGCCACCGGCGAGAACCTGTTCTCCCTGCAGGACGCCCGCAACCTCGTCCGCTACGGCGGCATGCGCCCCGACCGCGACTGGATCCAGGTCGATCCCGCCCTGAGCTACGGGCTCACCGAGTACCTGCGCATCCAGGAGATGCTCGCGCAGCACGGCTGGTCCTCGCGCCGCTGCATCCCGCACGGCGGCCACCAGTTCTCGCTGCACATCGCCGCCGCACTCAAGCTCGGCGGCAACGAGTCCTACCCCGGCGAGTTCCAGCCGACCGGTGGCTTCGCCGACGGCGCCGTCGTCGAGAACGGCCGGGTCGGGCTCACCGAGACCCCCGGCATCGGGTTCGAGCAGAAGGCCGCGTTCCACGCGGTCCTGCGCGAACTGCACGCCTGACACCCCGCGCGGAGGAACGTGATTGGAACGCCGCCACGTGGGTAGGCCACGGCAATGGATGCACGGCCGATGTGCCCGTCCCGCAAGCGGTCGACGCCGGAGGGATCCGGATGAGCCGGCGGGACCACGACGTCAGCGAGGCGGATCTCGAGGTGCACCCGCCCGAGGACCACGCGGCGGGGCCGACCGCCGTCGCGGTGTCGATGAAGCGGGCGCTGGAGCGGATGGGTCCCGCCCGTACGGCGCGGACGTTCCTGGACCTGAACAAGGCCGAGGGGTTCGACTGCACGAGCTGCGCGTGGCCGGACCCGGACCCCGGCCACCGCGCCGTCGCCGAGTTCTGTGAGAACGGCGCGAAGGCCATCGCGGAGGAGGCCACGAAGGACCGGGCGACGCC
Proteins encoded in this window:
- a CDS encoding mandelate racemase/muconate lactonizing enzyme family protein, coding for MKIISVHEGVVPISSSIRNAWIDFSAMDCSIVAVVSDVVRDGEPVVGYGFNSNGRYSAGDILRRRIVPRLLAADPDSLLADDGRLDPSRAWDVVMTNEKPGGHGERSVAVGVLDMALYDLASKIDGLPLHRWLSDRHGDGDPDDDVFVYAAGGYYAPGKTLSDLQDEMRGFLDQGYRVVKMKIGGADLAEDLRRIEAVLDVLDGDGSRLAVDVNGRFDLATALEYGAAIEPYGLFWYEEVGDPLDYRLNATLSEHYRGPIATGENLFSLQDARNLVRYGGMRPDRDWIQVDPALSYGLTEYLRIQEMLAQHGWSSRRCIPHGGHQFSLHIAAALKLGGNESYPGEFQPTGGFADGAVVENGRVGLTETPGIGFEQKAAFHAVLRELHA